From Quercus lobata isolate SW786 chromosome 11, ValleyOak3.0 Primary Assembly, whole genome shotgun sequence:
cttggagtgtctactttctaaaacatttagacCACGTCTGCGAATTCCTTATCGTTCAAAGTTTAATGTCAAAACGGTGAACAAAGGTTAGTTTTCagcacattttctaagcgattaagtctcgtgaataactagctactaacacatatttttacccaaaattgtatttttttatggattgaCCTCCCactataggaaaaatattttaaaaccaaatttgTCAAGtgttaagttatgatttttctcataaCATTAGTATTGGCTTCTTCCaggacaaaaagtgttgtaattacacaaatttatttccttgtatttttgtgggatttatttgtaatgggtttagtattaagtggTGAAGATTTGATCAAGACAGCTGAATGTCACAAGAGAAGCACATGcaggaaggtgaacagtcaggCCAGGTGTTCAACTTAGTACAGCCTGTCCAGGAAGGTAACTCGCAACTTAGATTCGCGACTTGCACCAGTCGCGAGGGACCCGCGAAGTTCCCCTGTTTTACTGAAAATTGTGACTTTTTATATTCCCAtcactcatactatatataccctcattacccacagaAATTGAGAGGAGCctattgagagaaaaaccctaagaaaggtttctacaacacacccatcttattagagagagagctactcattcttagatagaaatctttgtagtctcttctcgttccttctcccattgttatacccattgagaggagatttgtactcAAACACTATCCAGtacccacacccattcaaaGTGTTCTCCAGAAGTAACTTCCTCAGCTGCCTGGCTTAATGCTAACGTACAAGCCCCTGCTGACGCAAACCATAATATATCATCATCTCCCATATATGCACTGCATAATTTCTCACAGTCTCTTTAGTATCTTCTATTTCTCAAACCTTGCAATGATTTATTCTTATGCTACCATCAATTTCCTCATCAGCCCGAATAACAAAACGATTAATTCTCTTAACATACGAAGGTTTAAGAGGGACTATGTGCATGCTTTCACTCAACTTAACTACTTTATCATTTCCTGCTCCGCTTCTTCTGTACTTGCCTTAGAGCTGGTTTAGCAGGAAGTTGAAGGCACCTCTTAAATTCTAAGATGACTTTGTTTGACAATTATTCCACTTTCTCTTTTTGAATATCATGATTTCCTTTGAAAATCATTCTTTGTTAGAGCAGATAAAGTTTCCAACAATCCTTTTGAGTCTTTATAACTGATTTTTCCTCTTCGTTCTTCAATTCAGTACTGGAAGTATTCTCTGTCAAATGACTCGAATCTGATGACGTTTTTGCAACACTATAATCTCTATTCATCTTGAGTGATTATGGTTCTCTTGAAATCCATCTCATTAGTTAGGAATTCTTCTTTACTAGTCAGCTTTGTATGATTACCTATACAATCCAAGCTCAACTCGATGGCTAGAGACAACAATATATTGGGcaaagctttttattttgtgaaaaaggCTAATAATGTCGACAAATCAGCACTAGAAATTAAACATTTTCCATGTGCTCACTTTGAGAAAGCaggaaaaattaagaaatcaaGACtattcttagatatttttgttctttaggacctcccacaaaaaaattaaaagaactcCACTAATGAGAACCTAGTCCAGTTACTCGGCagattggatttgaattttttttttttttttttaaggaatggtGACAATAGAAAACATTTTCAGCAACCTCAGCAAGCGTGAGAATCTGAGTCAGAAACTTGATTAGTGCAAACATCACAAGAATCTGACATGACAGAAGGAaacactttaaaaataaaatccaaaacaaaaacacagactgagaagaaaaaattatagtgTATTCATTGTGATAATTGAAAGATGAAGGCTTGAAGTTGAGCTCTGTGTGGAACATTGCCCTCAATGTCATTTCATGGACCCATCCACTGTTCCAAAGACATTTCACAAGCCTTGATTTCCATTTTGCCCTGAGAATCCAACTCAATTCTTCCATAGACTCTCCTCCTGAGAATCCAGATCAAATTTTCCAAACAACCACATCACCTCATTTAGTTTCTCCTGATTCAAAACCAAGCACCTCTCATCTTGCAAGCTCTTAGCAAAAGCCACTGTCAACACACACTGGAGGAGCAATATATATGTCCCAACCACAAAGATGAATTTGCTATTTTCAGCTCAGTCATAACATCTTCATATTCACTGCAAGTCATCAGAGACCCAGCTGCTAATAGTTGGTTCTCATTTTGAATGCCTTCCAAGTAAGAAAAGTAGCAGTTTGTAAATAGCATCTTTCATAAGAACTAATTGATCCTTTGCCATTATGGAAGATCCTCTGAACCAAAAATTTGGTGTTGCTTTGTCAAGAATTCAAGCTAAATTGAATATTAGTGATGTTATGCGTACTCATACTATGGAAAAAGTTCATTAGCTGATTTGTTGGAGAATCAGATAGTCAGTGTTTATGCATCTAATCCAATTCTATAGgagcaaggttgtcaaaatcgcgatcCGGATCGTAAAATTgcacgattttacgatcccacctcaccaaaaagattaaaatcGTAGCAGGATCGCAAAAATGTTAGGATCGTTTGTAGGATCGTGtaggatcgtaggatcgtatgggatcctaccgatcctaccattaggcttttttggcttttttttttttttttttttttaagtgggattCATTTGGGCCATTTGGGTAAGTCCAGTAAAATAATGCCCGGTCCACCTAAAGGTCCAATACCCACAAGCCCAATGAATTAAAGTCCCAaatttacccctctctcaaaataaaatctCCAAAAAACCTATACTACTTTAgttaagttttcaaaaacaaaacctaataTTTTAGAAACACTTAAAGCTTCAGCAGTCAGACGCACCAGCTCTGTCCCGCGCGCCTCCACAGTCCCCTGTCATAAACTTAGCACTCAGCCCTCTCAATGGTGAGCTATTGCTGCTTTCAAGCTTTCTTAAGTATTTAGAAACATTTAGAAACATTCAAAAACCAGCACCTTAGTCCCGCACCTCCTCAATCCTCTGTCAAAAGCTCCAGAACGCAGCAGCTCTGTCCCGCGCCTCCACAGTCCCCTGTCAAAAACCCAGCACCTCTCAGCCCTCTCAATGGTGAGCCATCGCTGATTCAAGCTTTCTTAAGTATTTAGAAACATTTAGAAACATTCAGCACCAGCACCTCAGTCCCGCGCCTCCTCAATCGTCTGTCAAAAACCCAACACCTCTCAGCCCTCTCAATGATGTTGCCGTGAGCCATTGCTGCCTTTAAGCTTTCTGGTAATCTTTTTTGGTAGTTAGTACTTATTAAGTTAGTAGTTTATCATTTATTTGTACTTTGATAGCTTGATTCCAGattgttgtgttgtgtttatgtttttatttttctattttgttaactaaattaagtaaaatttgaaaaattatgaaacagGATCTTTAGTATTTGATTCTTTGAGAAATATTAGTAAACACAATTAGTAGTTTAGAATTGCACATAACCTGTTTGATGAATTTTCTATGTGATTTTTTTGAGCATGCTCTGTATCTTGGTGTCTCTTTTTGCAGCTCTAGTACAAATATACAATGTCTAATTTGGCTAGAAAGAAAATTAAGCGAAAAAATGCACCAGGAAATAGGTCTGACCTGGGATGGGAACATGGTGTTGAAGTAGGTTCAAGGCAAGTTCAATGTAATTATTGCAAAGAAATTCATAGTGGGGGTATATATAGGCTGAAGCATCATTTAGCTGGGACTAGGAAAAATGTTTCAGCTTGTCCTAGTGTGCCAGAAAAGGTGAGGGAAAAATTTGCGACTCTTTTGTATGCCCAATCTGAAGCatctataaaaaagaaaaggtggtATACTATAGAAGAAGAGGATGATGGCAATGATGATGAATGAGTTGAAGTACAACAACTACATTCATCAAAAGGGAGGGGCAAACACATAGGCTCCATGGATAAgtttgttacaaaaaaaaagcaagtaaCAATGAATCGTGTGTTTAAAAAAGGAGAACGTGATCTAGTGATCCAACAAATTGCTAGATTCTTCTACACTAGTGCCATcccttttaattgtgtcaaaaatccgGAGTTTCTGCAAATGATTGATATGATTTCAAGATTTGGGATTGGCCTCAAGCCTCCTTCCTATCATGAGATTAGGGAGATATGCTTGAAGAAAGAGGTAGATTTTACACAACAAATGCTTGAAGAATATAAGgttgaatggaaaaaaatagGTTGTTCAATTATGTCTGATGGCTGGTCTGATAAGTAAAGGAGAtccatttgtaattttttggtgAATAGTCCCAAAGGAACCATTTTCCTATACTCTATAGACACATCTAACATATCTAAAACAGCTGAAAAAGTTTGTCAAATGTTAGATGAAGTTGTCGAAAGGGTTGGAGAGGAGAATGTTGTGCAATTGGTGACTAACAATGCTGCTAACTACAAACTAGTTGGAGAGATGTTGATGCAGAAGAGAAAGTGCTTGTTTTGGACTCCATGTGCTGCCCATTGCTTGGATTTGATGCTTGaggattttgaaaaaaagattaAGGACCATAAGTACACAATTGCAAAGGGGAAGAAGATTACAACGTTCATATATTCTAGAGCTATGCTTTTAAATTGGTTGAGGGATTTCACTAAAGGGAGGGAATTAATTAGACCCGCTGCCACTAGATTTGCAACATCATATTTGACATTGTCATGCCTTAATGAGTTCAAAGGAGAATTGATGGCAATGTTTTCTTCTGAACAATGGAGGTGTAGtaaatttgcaaaaacaaaagaagggaaaagaaTTCATGCCATAGTTATGGATAACAATGGCTTTTGGCGACTTGTTGTCAAATGCTTGAAGGCCGCAATACCCCTTTTAAAGGTACTTCGCATGGTTGATTCTGATACACCTCCAATGGGATTCATTTATCAAGAAATggaaaaagcaaaagaagaaatacagaaaaatttcaataatgttCAAAAGAGGTAACCATTttatttgtatcttccttaaatttacatttgtttttaattcattagcttattaaatatatagtctttttttttaatataatatccATTGTTTTAAATTGTAGTTACAAAAAGATATGGGATATAATTGATGATCGATGGGAAATGCAACTTCATAGGCCTTTGCATGCTGCGGGATACTATTTGAACCCTTCTATTCATTATGATCCTTCTTTTGATCTGGGTTCAGATATTAAATTAGGACTATATACGTGTCTTCAACGAATGGTTCCAGAAGTTAGTGATAGGAAAAAGATAGATATGCAActtgaaaaattcaaacaagCAAAGGGACTCTTCGGTATTGAAGCTGCCATACTAGCCAGAGATACTAAACAGCCAggtaacaattttgtttttttttttttgttttacattcaaatttatctttattagttgtaaattttattcttaAGACTAAGATATTATAATTCATATATGTATCAGCTGAGTGGTGGGACTCATATGGAGATGACTGTcctgaattgaaaaaatttgctaTAAGAATATTGAGCTTAACATGTAGCTCATCTGGTTGTGAAAGAAATTGGAGTGCGTTTGAAATGGTAAGACCAAATGACTTTGGTATATTATGACAAGATggttttccattttctttcttagtAAAAGTTTGTTTCTTCCCCCCTCCCCTATGTTTGAGAATtctcaattaaaatta
This genomic window contains:
- the LOC115968410 gene encoding uncharacterized protein LOC115968410; protein product: MLDEVVERVGEENVVQLVTNNAANYKLVGEMLMQKRKCLFWTPCAAHCLDLMLEDFEKKIKDHKYTIAKGKKITTFIYSRAMLLNWLRDFTKGRELIRPAATRFATSYLTLSCLNEFKGELMAMFSSEQWRCSKFAKTKEGKRIHAIVMDNNGFWRLVVKCLKAAIPLLKVLRMVDSDTPPMGFIYQEMEKAKEEIQKNFNNVQKSYKKIWDIIDDRWEMQLHRPLHAAGYYLNPSIHYDPSFDLGSDIKLGLYTCLQRMVPEVSDRKKIDMQLEKFKQAKGLFGIEAAILARDTKQPD